The DNA window ctctgataccatttgtgacaacccaagtccaccgctagcagatattgtcctttttgggctttctctttcgggcttccgctcaagttttttaaaatgcgtatgctagggagaagtttccaccctttataaagaatgcttcgttctccttcccaaccgagatggaatctcacaatatcTTCTGACATCCCAATTCTAAGGACCTTACCAGTCACACCATCACCCCATGGGTTGTAAACTcctaaagtttcaaaatttctattctttctttattttctgcTAGATCTTTGAATTATACTATGCTGAGAAACAATCTGAATTGTCATGGATGTTGTTCACTGCAGTAAACAAAATTGGTCTACATAGTTGTAAATGTTGTTTGGcttattttatatgattttattgacattCATTCATTCCAATGTTTACTGGGTCATTGAAGAATGGGGGAACATTTTGTGCTGTTGGTAGATCAGTTGCTCACAGAATCAAACCTCGAAGCTACTattgagagaaaaaacagaaattgTCGTCCTATGGCCTCAACGAGTGCAGATAACATGATATCTTCCTTAAATATTGATGTTGAATTCATGTCACCTTCAAGTAAACTTGTTCAGTGCAGAATTTGTCATGATGAGGACGATGAATCAAAAATGGAGACACCATGCTCTTGCTGTGGAAGCTTGAAGGTTAGATTTGGTATACTCAACACCAATTAGTGCTACTTAATCAATAAAACTCAGATAGCTTTTCTTTGAATCCCTCGTTTCCAAATTATGACTGACTAAACTGGTTTCAACAATGTTCCTGTCGATATTTTCTGCACGTTTCCAAATTATATGACTGACTAAACTGTTTTCAACAATGTTCCTATCGATATTTTCTGCATTTAGTTTCGGTCCAACTTTATCCTTTCCCCCAAATCTTTGCCCCGGATGTTATAATATGCTATAAACACTTGCTAAGTCAGGTCCCTTGGTTTATATTTACTTGTTGCTAGACTGAAAAATGTTAGAATCAGATTCATATCTTTATTCCTCACTGTGTTCGTTTAGATGGTTCACCTTGATAATTAGCTTCCAGTTAGTGTTGATAATTGCAGTATGCTCATCGCAAGTGCGTTCAGCGGTGGTGCAACGAGAAAGGCAATACAATCTGTGAAATTTGCCACCAGGTCTGTTgtttttgttcaaataaatgaaaatttctttaataCATGACTAACTTTATGGTCGTAAGAAGTCGTTTTACTTATACTGCAGGACTTTGAGCCAGGGTATACAGCACCACTCCCTGTATTATATTATGGAGATATTACTTCACCAGTTCATTTCAGGTAAACCATTTACCTCTCTCCCCACAATGCAAGTTTCTCTAGTTTGCATTGTATATTCACTTATTGTTCGTTTATTTTCTCGACACTATTGATATAACATCGCTGTCGTCGAATTGTGTTCTTAGGGAAAGTTGGGAGATGTCTAGACTGAACCTGCATGTACCTGCAGGAATGCCTGATCACGAGTATCCTGATTCTGACTTTGATGAATTCTTCACTCCTTCTCCAAGAAGCATATTGTGCTGCCGCATGGTTGCAGTAACTGTATTCCCTACCTCTTCATTTTACTTCATTTCCAGTTTCCTTATTTCTGTAAACAAATTTACATTGATTGATAATTGGCTTTGCCTTCTGCacataaaaaaagtattaaatgTTCTTGCTCgttgattctttttcattcactTGTGAAGGGAGGAAAGCAAACATAGTTTTTGGTTTAAGTTCGAGCATTCGTTcttataagattttattttagtctttgaactttctaTTAAGACTTTGAACATTCGTTCTTCTGCATGAACAAGTGTTTGATTCACGATTAGTAAGTTAAGTATTGGGTCTTCAAGCATCAACGAAAAGAATTTAAGTAGTCATGTAATCTAAGTTTCGGAGACGAAATAGAGTATTAGAAGTCgatggattaaaatttaacgTTTTGAAGcttaagaatgaaaatgaaacgaGCATCAAAGTTCATATCTATAATACGATTTAAACCTGTATTCGCCATGCTCATATTTGACCAACAATCCCGAGTTTGAAACTTCTAATCGTATCTGTATGATGCAGTTCATCGTTCTTCTCGTTTTGCGCCATACGCTACCAATTGTAATCAGTGGAGCTGGAGAGTATTCATTGACATTGTTAATGGTAGGCTTGGTTTCTCTGTTTCCCTTTCTACTTTTACTTTGGCCCTCTTCCATTGTTGAGACCAATGAAGAACCATAAGTTCATGTGCTGTATGTTTCAGCTGCTGATcttgagaattgttggaatCCTTCTACCAATCTATGTCATGGTTAGAGCATTTACTTCCATTCAACGACGGCGTCATTATCAGGTTAGTGAGGCAGTTTATGTCTGGATGATTCGTTTCGTCGTAAGAACTGCTTGGATTTTCGAAGAGGTCGATACAGAATAGATATGAATTTTGTTGGGCTATTCTGTTATACGGTGTCACATATGTAGTTGAAGTGCATATAAGGACACCCATGATCAACTTAAACGTAACTCAACTAATTAAAGCATATATCTTCGATCGATGATTGTACTGTTACCAACCATGATGAACATACGCTAGACAGTGCACATTCCTGAAAACTTGCTCTGGTTATCTTTTCTATTTGAGCTTGATGTCTAGCAGTTGTTTACATTCCCTTGATACGACGTTTGAGTATACTAGTATGCTTTTGGTAGGATCCCCGTCTTCGCCTCGCAACACCAGAGGACGAAAATGACTCGACAAACCATGCTCAATCGCGCTTCATCCACGTGAGATAGCAGTACATTCACCTCGTCTCTAATACGACGAAACCAACGTAAGCATAACGACGAGATGGAAACTGGTTGGATGTAACGCAATAGAAGGTCATCAACGCCATTCATGGTCCTTGCAGCGAGACTCGACCACGACCACTACAACAATCACGACCCAGTTATTTTCTGCAGTGAAGTTCATCATCTGTGGGAAGGCAGCTGAAACTTCTTTGGttaaaatcaaacttttcatGCAATGGAATCGTTGGCTCACTTCACTCACTACTCTTTAATGTATAAAGTGTGTAATGGTTAGGAAGGGAAATCAGCATTGCTTTCATATTCGCTCTTAGAAATTATAAGATAgttgtaattaaattatgttcttACACTGACAAACAAACTAAATTGTTGGGAAGTTTAAACTTCCACCTTCATACGTCGTTgaactcaaaataattttttgaaacgtTTATCCGTTCGTCTATAAAAATCTTtactttttgaaatatttatctGTTAAACTGTTAAAATCTCCACATTGATCTTTCTCGGACCAAAATAGTaggaatattaaaaaaaaagtaaaaataactATGCATCAAGATATGGTATTAGTCCATATTCTTTTCGATGTTCATACTCTAAATGAATAACGaacttattcttttttatgttcatACTCTAAAGATTCGATAtttctttgaactttaaaaaatcatatcattttttttttttaagaaaaaaaaaaaagaagtcaaatTCACTGTTTGGTTCAAAGTAGGCCACAAATGTACATGTGAAATTGCCGTTTACTTTCAGCAATAGAAAgattttcaaacaaacaaacaaaataatttggaTCTGTCGTTCTTCGAGCAGATCAGATCCAGACTCAAATTCATCGTCTTCATCCCACTTCGCCCATCGCCATTTTTGCAGCTTCAaaggtattattattatcattattataccaatcctcctcctccctctCCATTGCAATACGCGCCACCGTAAGCTCCGTGTTCTTCTACTTTCTCTGTACCTGATGCTTCTCTATCTGTTTCgctcgttttctttttcttttcctatctGGTTGATAGTTTGATTTGTAGATTCATTTCTGATTGCTGTGTAATTCAATCGATAAATTTGTGGAATTAGAAAAACCTGTGTGATCTCTGAAATCGAATATGGCGTATGTTTGTCGGTGGGGTTTTGTGGTCATTGGTATCGATTGTGTCTGGTTTAGCTGTATGCCGAGTTGGTGCTTGGGCACTATAAAGATGAATTGTTTGTGTGATGTTCAATCTTATAGAGACAGTAAGAAGATTTTGTTCTTCTAAGTTCTGAAGTTAATTAGGTAATATTCAGGATTCAACATGGATCCATGGAGAGGGGAGTGTGAACACTGTAGTTCTTGGTCCTCCTTCCTTATTATCTTTAGTTCTTCTTTTAAAGCTCTGTGCGTATGAGGGCATGAGGAAGGTTGAGTGAAGAACTTCCTGTTTCTGATATTGGATGGTATGCTTTCCATTGATGAAATATTCTCATGTTTAATCTCTGATTTCTGTCTGTCTCCTAAGAGCTCTGGCATAATGTTGGAGGGTTGGCTCCGCCCATCTATAATTTGCAGCTCGCTCTTGGATTGGTCTTTAAATTTCTCGAAGATAACGAGTGAACGACGCTGCCAGTTCATTGGCCCCCGACTTAGGACTAATGATTCCTTGAATTTTACCTGCAGGCtgcaattttataattattggagTTGCTGCTTGACTGAGCTTTACTAGTTAATCATGTCTGAGCATATCAAAGAGACTGAACGGCTGGATGGAGATGGACATGTTGGATCTGAAGAATCTATGCCGTCGTCTCGGAAGGAGGTTTATAACTTCATACATAAGAATCATCTGCAATAACCTCTAAATTTTGTTACAAAtttaccaatttgttgaagtTGGTGGCTTATTTTCTCCACAGGAGGAagttataaagaaaaaatatggaGGAATTGTTCCCAAGAAGCCACCGCTCATTTCTAAGGTAATTTTTctgttctaaaaaattatgtagTATTTCAGTAAGATGTTCAATGAGATCCGTGCATCCTTCCACATGGGTGTCTGAAGCTTTTGAATCTCGATTTCAGGATCATGAACGTGCGTATTTTGATTCTGCTGATTGGGCATTGGGAAAGGTATTTCTGTTGTATAACTTATATTATCTGATTGACTAATAACTTGGTTCTGAAATCAGTTCGCATAACTTCACTAATTGACTAATATATCCTCCTTAATTTATCTGATTGCAGCAAGGAGTTGAGAAGCCTAAAGGACCTTTACAAGCTCTTCGGCCAAAATTACAGGTTGGTGTGTGCGCGTGCGTgcagatatatatattaacagGAAATGAAACTCTTCATTATATTATGCATATGATATTCATTTCAAGTAGAAAacttttgatatcattttagGGTAGAGATCAAGTAATAACTCATGTGCTGAACAGAGTGGTTGTCCATCTCAAAATTTAGATCTTGACCTCTTGAATGAAGTATTTAGGCATAACAACTtagtttccattttattttcaggTTTCTAATTTTAGTGTCTAGTTATTTCATCTTAATCTCCATCTGTTAATAATTACAATAGGAACAACATTGTAATTTATTGGAAGAAAGCTGCAACGTAAAAAGTGAAATGTCTGTACAAGGAGATTAACCAAAaagtaagaaagaaagatagtATGCAAAGATAAACTAGGGAGAGAAACGTGTGGGTGAAAgaatgtatatatttaaaaaaatatggaagacAATATGTAAACAAGGGATAAATTAGAGAAGTTAGTGTGAGAAAGCATACataaagagagagatgagaaaaaaaaatattgggaaTGAATTTGGACATTTGGAAGTACGAGTactgaaataaaataagtttcaaATTACATGAACCAATCAAGTACAGTGGCACTGAAGAGGTtttctacaaaaataaaagcttGCCGAGAAGTCATGTAACAGTcaaagctcaccgctagtagatattgtcttctttgggctttcccttccggctttcccctcaaggttttaaaacgcatctgttaggaagaggtttccacacccatataaggaatgtttcgtttccctctccaactaatgtgggatttcacaatccactccccttgggggcccagcgtcctcgctggcacacccctcggtgtctggctttgataccatttgtaaaaaagcccaagctcaccgctagcagatattgtcctctttgggttccctttcgggttttccctgtcaaagttttaaaacgcgtctgttagggacccacattcttataaggaatgcttcgttctcctctccaactgatgtgagatctcacatgtcATAAGTGAATAAGCTTGAGTAATTAGACATTATGATTGAAAaggttgaaaataaataatagacaTGACTTAATCTTGAGAAGGATGGTGCTGCCATTATCATATCTGCTACTATTTTTGCTCAAATTCAAGGATTACGCCTTACTATGACAAGATATCCATACAATATCATGAAATGATTTGTTTAGTcttgtaatttcatttattgcctttcttcttttattgttCCATCATCAAGTAGAAGGACTTTATGTGAttgcaatttttcttttctcttgcATAGCCAACACAACAGCAAACACGATACAGGAAGTCTCCTTATGCTCCATCCGATGGCGAAGGTATGCTCTACTATTGAAACTTTAGCTCAAAAGAATCAACCTCGATTAGATCGTTGAATCAAACCTTGATTAGGTCGTTGAACATTCAAGGTTGTGTTTGTCTATtccttaaaactttaaaaagtttctatGTGGCTAATGCATACTTGTAATCAAGTTTCTAGTTTAACACATCTATGTGACTTACTGactatattatataatgaCTATGCGGCACTCAGATGTCAAACAATTCCAAATTGTTGGTGACATGAATGTTGAACTGAGGTagttaagtaaaaaaaatctccacATATATAATCTTGGAATTTCAGATACCAAACttatattttaatccaaaaaaggagaaattgTCTGTTCATTCTCTGACAACTCTAATGTACTGTTATGATATCGATATGTATTTATTCATGCAGATGGAGGAACTGCTCCGAATGAATAGGCAACTTGGAATGACTGAACAACTGCTGCTGCTACTTGTGCTTGTTGCAGTTGTTTTGTTGTAACTCACTCCTGTTGGATGCCTGTTTAGGTATGAGCAatcttcttttgtttattagaATACAATTGCTCGGGTCGGGATCTGTTCATGTGCTTACACTAAGAATATCTATTGTGCGGAGAATGGTATTGGACATTAATCTATTTCATATTGTCATTGATATTGTGATGGATGATCGTTTAAAatggtattaatgaaacttttgaaaggtTAGTGGtacttttgaaaaagaaacgGACAATTTTCaaggttatttttttattttattttgttaccgatcacaaaaataatagaaaaaaagtatttagagactaaaaaaagaaaggaaaatccaCAAGTTCATAATctaaatcaaatttcttttatttttatttttaattggatGTCATTTTCAAAATCGATTCGACTCGAGACTTGCTAGTCAATAGTCATTCTCCAAACGAGAATGTGTGGAGAATGATTTCTCGtcctctcattttcatttgtgATGAATAAATGAAATCCGAGACAAattgatgaaagaaagagGTATAGGTTAAAAccttgaattaaaaaaaaaaagatctatTAAACCCAAACGACTTGGAACTTACAGATGACGTTTTCTAATAAACACTTCATCACCTTCAGCAATTTGTAACTCTTTTTGTGTAATACCAAAGCAACATAGTTATTTTACAATTATATGTATATTGAGGCTTCCCTCTCTTCAAGACAACACAATAAACCAATTAACACTTTAGTACATTGATATTTAAAGACAATAATCTAGTAATGATTCCATAAGcaaaataatatcaataagTCAAATTCGCATATAGCGTGATTGGCAGGTTGGGTGATTCATGTAGTTTGGAATATAGTTCATAGTTGTATGTTAAAATCCTGAGGAAGGCATTGATTCTCAATATCCCACTGACAAAAGCTGCAATTCAGCAATTCTCCACTTTTACTC is part of the Cucurbita pepo subsp. pepo cultivar mu-cu-16 chromosome LG03, ASM280686v2, whole genome shotgun sequence genome and encodes:
- the LOC111791660 gene encoding uncharacterized protein LOC111791660 isoform X1 → MGEHFVLLVDQLLTESNLEATIERKNRNCRPMASTSADNMISSLNIDVEFMSPSSKLVQCRICHDEDDESKMETPCSCCGSLKYAHRKCVQRWCNEKGNTICEICHQDFEPGYTAPLPVLYYGDITSPVHFRESWEMSRLNLHVPAGMPDHEYPDSDFDEFFTPSPRSILCCRMVAVTFIVLLVLRHTLPIVISGAGEYSLTLLMLLILRIVGILLPIYVMVRAFTSIQRRRHYQDPRLRLATPEDENDSTNHAQSRFIHVR
- the LOC111789742 gene encoding uncharacterized protein LOC111789742 isoform X2; protein product: MSEHIKETERLDGDGHVGSEESMPSSRKEEEVIKKKYGGIVPKKPPLISKDHERAYFDSADWALGKQGVEKPKGPLQALRPKLQPTQQQTRYRKSPYAPSDGEDGGTAPNE
- the LOC111789742 gene encoding uncharacterized protein LOC111789742 isoform X1 translates to MSEHIKETERLDGDGHVGSEESMPSSRKEEEVIKKKYGGIVPKKPPLISKDHERAYFDSADWALGKQQGVEKPKGPLQALRPKLQPTQQQTRYRKSPYAPSDGEDGGTAPNE
- the LOC111791660 gene encoding uncharacterized protein LOC111791660 isoform X2; protein product: MGEHFVLLVDQLLTESNLEATIERKNRNCRPMASTSADNMISSLNIDVEFMSPSSKLVQCRICHDEDDESKMETPCSCCGSLKYAHRKCVQRWCNEKGNTICEICHQDFEPGYTAPLPVLYYGDITSPVHFRESWEMSRLNLHVPAGMPDHEYPDSDFDEFFTPSPRSILCCRMFIVLLVLRHTLPIVISGAGEYSLTLLMLLILRIVGILLPIYVMVRAFTSIQRRRHYQDPRLRLATPEDENDSTNHAQSRFIHVR